One region of Chaetodon auriga isolate fChaAug3 chromosome 5, fChaAug3.hap1, whole genome shotgun sequence genomic DNA includes:
- the foxn4 gene encoding forkhead box protein N4, with product MIEGGITSRMSGIIENAGHHPSPQDYRLLTTDPSQLREEDLPGDLQSLSWLTSVDVPRLQQMADSRGHSNGPSQGSLLEQQTAQLSNMTMTAGQGSMLHLQSNMQHSPLGISIINTHSGSMSPFSMNGLPSPGYQCPTSVYQPTPQQVYSLTQTGQQCSAGGLYSNVSFNNQSLFTQPRLAPQDQELQPKSFPKPIYSYSCLIAMALKNSKTGSLPVSEIYSFMKEHFPYFKTAPDGWKNSVRHNLSLNKCFEKVENKTSSSSRKGCLWALNPAKIDKMEEEMQKWKRKDLPAIRRSMANPDELDKLITDRPENCRRKASEPGMTRLPGCPTGLPLPVPSQMQPQPIVTLSLPCLPMHQHHQLQAQLQAQARLAPMSPAPAQTPPLHTVPDLSHSPLTQQSGKPSDDFYSVHGDTHTEVDALDPSIMDFALQGNLWEEMKDDSFNLDALGTFSNSPLRLSDCDLGTANLPPVSTGANLPLSDVQVTGLYTSYATQDPLSSQYMVTPANSKPIALL from the exons ATGATAGAAGGTGGAATTACATCCAGGATGTCAGGAATAATTGAGAATGCTGGGCATCATCCGTCTCCACAGGACTACAG GCTTCTGACCACGGACCCCTCccagctgagggaggaggaccTCCCCGGGGACCTGCAGTCTCTGTCATGGCTCACCTCTGTGGATGTGCCCCGACTACAGCAGATGGCTGATAGCCGAGGCCACAGTAACGGGCCCTCCCAGGGCAGCCTGTTGGAGcaacagacag CTCAGCTGAGCAACATGACGATGACAGCGGGTCAAGGCTCCATGCTCCACCTGCAGAGCAACATGCAGCACAGCCCTCTGGGAATCAGCATCATCAACACCCACAGCGGAAGT ATGTCTCCATTCTCCATGAATGGGCTGCCCTCTCCGGGATACCAGTGCCCTACCTCAGTCTACCAGCCCACACCCCAGCAGGTGTACTCTCTAACCCAGACTGGACAACAG TGTTCAGCTGGTGGACTTTATAGCAATGTCTCTTTCAACAACCAAAGTCTATTCACACAACCTCGCCTGGCTCCACAAGACCAGGAGCTGCAGCCCAAGTCTTTCCCCAAGCCAATCTACTCCTACAG ctgtttgaTTGCCATGGCTCTGAAGAACAGCAAAACTGGCAGCCTCCCAGTCAGCGAGATCTATAGCTTTATGAAGGAACACTTTCCTTATTTCAAG ACTGCACCTGATGGATGGAAGAACTCAGTCAGGCACAACCTGTCCTTAAACAAATGCTTTGAGAAAGTGGAGAACAAGACGAGCAGCTCGTCCCGTAAGGGCTGTCTGTGGGCACTGAACCCTGCCAAAATTgacaagatggaggaagagatgcAGAAGTGGAAACGCAAGGACCTTCCAGCCATCCGCCGCAGCATGGCTAACCCTG ATGAGTTAGACAAACTGATCACAGACCGCCCGGAGAACTGCAGACGTAAGGCTTCAGAGCCCGGCATGACCCGGCTGCCCGGCTGTCCCACTGGCCTCCCGCTGCCCGTCCCCTCCCAGATGCAGCCTCAGCCTATAGTCACGCTGTCCCTGCCCTGTTTACCCAtgcaccagcaccaccagctgcAGGCCCAGCTCCAGGCTCAGGCCCGCCTGGCCCCCATGTCCCCTGCCCCGGCTCAGACACCTCCCCTCCACACGGTCCCTGACCTTTCCCACAGTCCGCTCACCCAGCAGTCCGGCAAGCCATCAGATGATTTCTACAGCGTGcacggtgacacacacacagaggtggatGCACTGGACCCTAGCATCATGGACTTTGCCCTTCAAG GTAACCTGTGGGAGGAAATGAAGGACGACAGCTTTAACCTGGATGCTTTGGGTACCTTCAGTAACTCGCCCCTCCGACTATCAGACTGTGACTTGGGAACGGCCAACCTCCCTCCAGTTTCCACCGGAGCGAACCTGCCGCTGTCAGATGTGCAAGTGACCGGCCTCTACACCTCCTACGCCACCCAGGATCCCCTGTCTTCCCAGTACATGGTCACACCAGCCAACAGCAAGCCCATCGCCCTGTTATAA